From Thermoplasmata archaeon, a single genomic window includes:
- a CDS encoding alpha/beta fold hydrolase has product MAKVKSGGVTIYYDVRGKGPPLLFHTGAGGSGRIWELAGYVDALKGFRIILMDPRGRGRSGHPTGVEDHRMPCFVSDVAAVLDDLGVESTAFWGYSNGVMVGMAFGAAHPERLRALVGTGSLVDQNYTELPPIADPQAFIRENVAKRGVAQDVDRHMKEGNDRFPNLIDANVREGDPLMYALDRIAWRSWQGPKSLYATFGIPLLMLTGEREDVEHRTETALASLPKGRGVRIPGTGHLSAFARSDLSVPHAIPFLREHVG; this is encoded by the coding sequence ATGGCCAAGGTGAAGAGCGGGGGCGTGACGATCTATTACGACGTCCGCGGCAAGGGACCCCCTCTCCTCTTCCACACGGGCGCCGGAGGCTCCGGCCGCATCTGGGAGCTCGCGGGCTACGTCGACGCGCTCAAGGGGTTCCGGATCATCCTGATGGACCCACGGGGGCGCGGCAGGAGCGGGCATCCGACCGGAGTCGAGGACCATCGGATGCCCTGCTTCGTCTCCGACGTCGCCGCGGTCCTCGACGACCTCGGCGTGGAGTCCACGGCCTTCTGGGGATACTCCAACGGCGTGATGGTCGGCATGGCCTTCGGTGCCGCGCACCCGGAACGGTTGCGGGCCCTCGTCGGGACGGGGAGCCTGGTCGACCAGAATTACACGGAGCTGCCGCCGATCGCGGACCCGCAGGCGTTCATCCGGGAGAACGTCGCGAAGCGCGGCGTCGCGCAGGACGTCGACCGCCACATGAAGGAGGGCAACGACCGATTCCCCAACCTGATCGACGCGAACGTGCGCGAGGGCGACCCGCTCATGTACGCACTCGACCGCATCGCCTGGCGGTCGTGGCAGGGTCCGAAGAGCCTGTACGCGACGTTCGGAATCCCGCTCCTCATGCTGACGGGGGAGCGGGAGGACGTCGAGCACCGGACGGAGACGGCGCTCGCCTCGCTGCCGAAGGGGCGCGGCGTGCGCATTCCCGGAACGGGCCATCTCTCCGCGTTCGCGCGGAGCGACCTGAGCGTGCCGCACGCGATCCCGTTCCTCCGGGAGCACGTGGGATAG
- a CDS encoding aldo/keto reductase — MSGSLAPIQKPMESADIPIRTLGRTGERVSAIGLGGWHIGAPTVAEAEAIRIIRTAIDRGITFLDNSWDYNDGASEIRMGKALRDGYRERVFLMTKIDGQTRTSAAGQIEECLRRLQTDVIDLLQFHEIIRPEDPERIFAPGGALEAALEAKDAGQIRYLGFTGHKSPAIHLKMLAIAKEHGFRFDTVQMPLNVLDAHFDSFEKRVLPVLVREHIGVLGMKPLGDRQVLETKTVTPIEALQYALNLPTSVVITGCDSMTILEQAIRAATTFRPMNAAEVAAIMKRTAASAANGRFERYKTTNDFDSTIAFPQWLG; from the coding sequence ATGAGCGGGTCCCTCGCGCCAATTCAGAAGCCAATGGAGAGCGCGGACATCCCCATCCGCACCCTGGGCCGCACGGGAGAGCGCGTGTCCGCGATCGGACTCGGCGGATGGCACATCGGCGCGCCGACGGTCGCCGAAGCGGAGGCCATTCGAATCATCCGCACCGCAATCGACCGGGGCATCACCTTCCTCGACAACTCGTGGGACTACAACGACGGCGCGAGCGAGATCCGGATGGGAAAGGCGCTCCGGGACGGATACCGCGAACGCGTCTTCCTGATGACCAAGATCGACGGGCAAACCAGAACGTCCGCGGCGGGCCAGATCGAGGAGTGCCTGCGGAGGCTCCAGACGGACGTGATCGACCTGCTCCAGTTCCACGAGATCATCCGTCCCGAGGACCCCGAGCGGATCTTCGCCCCTGGTGGCGCGCTCGAGGCCGCGCTCGAAGCCAAGGACGCGGGCCAGATCCGCTACCTCGGCTTCACGGGCCACAAGAGCCCGGCCATCCACCTCAAGATGCTCGCGATCGCCAAGGAGCACGGTTTCCGGTTCGACACGGTCCAGATGCCGCTGAACGTGCTGGACGCCCACTTCGACAGCTTCGAGAAGCGCGTCCTGCCCGTCCTGGTCCGGGAACACATCGGCGTCCTGGGGATGAAGCCCCTGGGAGACCGCCAGGTCCTCGAGACGAAGACCGTGACACCAATCGAGGCCCTGCAGTACGCGTTGAACCTCCCCACGAGCGTCGTGATCACGGGGTGCGATTCGATGACGATCCTGGAACAGGCCATCCGAGCCGCGACGACCTTCCGGCCGATGAACGCGGCCGAGGTCGCGGCGATCATGAAGCGGACCGCGGCCTCCGCCGCGAACGGCCGATTCGAGCGGTACAAGACGACGAACGACTTCGACTCCACGATCGCGTTCCCGCAGTGGCTCGGGTGA
- a CDS encoding class I SAM-dependent methyltransferase, with product MNRVSRFFVNRFNARRSARIHAWIQRSVSFPAGASLLEIGCGNGDLAARVVDGFHPARYVATDLDPRQLEAARRHLADRYQGGLPAALELREADMLHLPFPDGSFDAVLAVVSIHHATPNHHESGEVPHALAEINRVIRPGGALVYEEILHKDLIRSWLAEHGYVLSGIERGFKRESVVARKPGTA from the coding sequence ATGAATCGCGTGTCGCGGTTCTTCGTGAACCGGTTCAACGCGCGGCGGAGCGCGCGGATTCACGCCTGGATTCAGAGGAGCGTCTCCTTCCCGGCGGGTGCCAGTCTCCTGGAGATCGGATGCGGGAACGGGGACCTCGCGGCGCGGGTCGTCGACGGTTTCCATCCTGCGCGGTACGTGGCCACGGACCTCGATCCCCGCCAGCTCGAGGCCGCCCGGAGGCATCTCGCGGACCGTTACCAGGGCGGTCTACCCGCAGCCCTGGAGCTGCGCGAGGCCGACATGCTCCACCTCCCGTTCCCCGACGGTTCCTTCGACGCGGTCCTCGCGGTCGTCTCGATCCACCACGCCACCCCGAACCACCACGAGTCGGGAGAGGTGCCGCACGCCCTGGCGGAGATCAACCGCGTGATCCGCCCCGGCGGCGCCCTCGTCTACGAGGAGATTCTGCACAAGGACCTGATCCGGTCGTGGCTTGCGGAACACGGGTACGTGCTCTCCGGGATCGAGCGCGGCTTCAAGCGGGAGTCCGTGGTCGCGCGGAAGCCTGGGACCGCGTGA
- a CDS encoding TfoX/Sxy family protein: MKLPRLDPETRRFYDRILPADGRIQTRSMFGGLGSFVNGNMFAGALGKKVFLKLPEPELRTLLKERGGGPFEPVTGHAMAGYATLPESWMKDVSRAKEWARKAFVHVGSMPPKKGKKS; encoded by the coding sequence ATGAAGCTCCCGCGCCTCGACCCGGAGACACGGCGTTTCTACGACCGGATTCTCCCCGCGGATGGCAGGATCCAGACGCGGTCGATGTTCGGCGGTCTCGGGAGCTTTGTGAACGGGAACATGTTCGCCGGCGCCCTGGGGAAGAAGGTGTTCCTCAAGCTCCCGGAACCCGAACTGAGGACGCTCCTCAAGGAGCGCGGCGGCGGTCCCTTCGAACCCGTGACGGGGCACGCCATGGCCGGGTATGCAACCCTGCCCGAATCCTGGATGAAGGATGTGTCCCGTGCCAAGGAGTGGGCGCGGAAAGCCTTCGTGCACGTGGGTTCGATGCCTCCGAAGAAGGGCAAGAAGTCGTAG
- a CDS encoding PadR family transcriptional regulator, translated as MWGMHRRRGLRMWVLSLLARGPKNGAEIMNAIEEMSQGWWRPSPGSIYPLLDSLVQEGLAAKRADGRYELTATGQQSMEMPWGPWGPWGMRGAQAPGVDGVLNDMGGYVSYLEDVGRSDPSGIDRNRDRIKGLADRLSALTKT; from the coding sequence ATGTGGGGCATGCATCGTCGCCGCGGACTGAGGATGTGGGTCCTCTCCCTGCTCGCCCGCGGACCCAAGAACGGCGCGGAGATCATGAACGCGATCGAGGAGATGAGCCAGGGCTGGTGGCGTCCGTCCCCGGGTTCCATCTACCCGCTCCTGGACTCGCTCGTCCAGGAGGGCCTGGCCGCGAAGCGCGCGGACGGGCGGTACGAGCTCACGGCCACGGGGCAGCAGAGCATGGAGATGCCCTGGGGCCCGTGGGGTCCCTGGGGAATGCGAGGGGCGCAGGCGCCCGGCGTGGACGGTGTGCTGAACGACATGGGCGGCTACGTCTCCTACCTGGAGGACGTCGGCCGCAGCGACCCGTCCGGGATCGACCGGAACCGGGATCGCATCAAGGGTTTGGCGGACCGTCTGTCCGCGTTGACCAAGACGTGA
- a CDS encoding SHOCT domain-containing protein produces MYDERRWHPGHWIRLGFLVIFAVFVVAMIYYMFTYAPGVAGTGPFVYWFPFGWIWIFFGFFLFFGLLRFAFWGPRWGYYRHYGYGYGRENEAYHILRERYARGEITKDQYDAMMRDLYQQAQNPPPNPPRY; encoded by the coding sequence ATGTACGACGAACGCAGGTGGCATCCTGGGCATTGGATTCGGCTCGGTTTCCTGGTGATCTTCGCGGTGTTCGTGGTGGCCATGATTTACTACATGTTCACCTACGCACCCGGCGTGGCGGGCACCGGACCGTTCGTGTACTGGTTCCCGTTCGGGTGGATCTGGATCTTCTTCGGGTTCTTCCTGTTCTTCGGCCTGCTTCGGTTCGCCTTCTGGGGACCCCGGTGGGGGTACTACCGCCACTACGGGTACGGGTACGGCCGGGAGAACGAGGCGTACCATATCCTCCGCGAGCGCTACGCCCGCGGCGAGATCACGAAGGACCAGTACGACGCGATGATGCGGGACCTGTACCAGCAGGCGCAGAACCCGCCGCCGAACCCGCCGCGGTACTGA
- a CDS encoding RidA family protein, protein MPRPPPSLRFLNPPTLSPPAGYSHVAEATGGRILFLSGQVALEAAGKLVGPNDLAAQARQVFKNIQAGLQAAGTDFAHVVKLTYYLVDASQIAVVREVRDQFVDTKHPPASTAVEIRRLVREDFLIEVDAVAIAPA, encoded by the coding sequence TTGCCTCGCCCCCCACCCAGCCTCCGGTTCCTGAACCCACCGACGCTGTCTCCGCCGGCCGGCTATTCCCACGTCGCAGAGGCCACCGGGGGAAGGATCCTCTTCCTCTCGGGACAGGTGGCGCTCGAAGCCGCGGGCAAACTCGTCGGCCCGAACGATCTGGCGGCGCAGGCCCGCCAGGTGTTCAAGAACATCCAGGCGGGGTTGCAGGCGGCGGGCACGGACTTCGCCCATGTCGTCAAGCTCACGTACTACCTCGTGGACGCCTCCCAGATCGCGGTCGTCCGGGAGGTCCGGGATCAGTTCGTGGACACCAAGCATCCTCCGGCGAGCACGGCGGTCGAGATACGCCGCCTCGTCCGCGAGGACTTCCTCATCGAGGTCGACGCGGTCGCCATCGCCCCGGCTTGA
- a CDS encoding ester cyclase — protein sequence MSERTNVALIRHLYAEIDKGNEAILDKVFAPDYVEHDPSSTPGSPPSLVGLKQEFQRFAAAFAESEHVIDDIFAAGDRVVVRITGRGIHRGEYLGVPPTGKRVSMSGIAIYRIAHGKIVEEWNQVDRLDFHRQLGLVR from the coding sequence ATGTCCGAGAGGACCAACGTCGCGTTGATCCGCCACCTGTACGCGGAGATCGACAAGGGCAACGAGGCAATCCTCGACAAGGTGTTCGCGCCCGACTACGTCGAACACGACCCGTCGTCCACGCCGGGGTCGCCTCCAAGCCTCGTGGGACTCAAGCAGGAGTTCCAGCGCTTCGCCGCGGCGTTCGCGGAGTCGGAGCACGTGATCGACGACATCTTCGCCGCCGGGGACCGCGTCGTCGTGCGGATCACGGGACGCGGGATCCACCGCGGCGAGTACCTGGGCGTGCCTCCCACCGGGAAGCGGGTGAGCATGAGCGGGATCGCGATCTACCGGATCGCCCACGGCAAGATCGTCGAGGAGTGGAACCAGGTGGACCGGCTCGACTTCCACCGCCAGCTCGGCCTCGTCCGCTAG
- a CDS encoding cupin domain-containing protein → MSEKPRTSSGGLPQGQKVNLVSLVVYQEGSVVSRTLVDDRAGTVTLFAFDQGQGLSEHTAPYNALLHVLEGEALVTVAGVENRVASGEAILLPAGKPHAVRAATRFKMLLTMVRSGRSSPRPGS, encoded by the coding sequence ATGAGCGAGAAACCGAGGACGTCGAGCGGCGGGCTGCCGCAGGGCCAGAAGGTGAATCTTGTCTCCCTCGTCGTATACCAAGAGGGCTCCGTGGTCAGCCGCACTCTGGTCGACGACCGGGCGGGCACGGTCACGTTGTTCGCCTTCGATCAAGGCCAGGGGCTGAGCGAGCACACGGCTCCCTACAACGCCCTGCTGCACGTCCTCGAGGGGGAGGCCCTCGTGACCGTCGCCGGAGTCGAGAACCGCGTGGCGTCCGGCGAGGCGATCCTGCTCCCGGCCGGCAAGCCCCACGCGGTCCGCGCGGCGACCCGATTCAAGATGCTCCTGACCATGGTGCGATCGGGCCGCTCCTCGCCTCGCCCAGGCTCGTAG
- a CDS encoding ArgE/DapE family deacylase encodes MLTAEERRVLAAIDDRRSELVDLLVHLLRFRTVTPLMGERASGPDYVNLQAFVAKRIAALGFRVETWDADAASLPRFPGSGVVPDRDLRDMPVLVGRREGRGRSLLLNAHYDVVPAGVLENWSQPPFEGVVADGKVFGRGACDMKGGFAAMLHALECIEAAGVDLPMPLLFESVPDEEQTSMGTLACCARGLRADAAIIPEPTDLHVLVAARGSFSGKIVVTGRAGHSEMAQPAWEQGGAVNAIDKAVEVLRGLEALNAEWKASPAKRHRYLDPDVIVPTMIRGGEWEVMYPERVEITFTSDFVPSTKDMRGQIQAALDRIAAADPWMREHPAVLDAGGWLYGGEVREDEAIVRTASAALADLGIPPQLIGCGSLTDMVHLVNYSHVPTVSIGPSVATIHKADEHATVDELVAVAKALAVTILRWGRAGV; translated from the coding sequence GTGCTGACGGCGGAGGAGCGACGGGTCCTCGCGGCGATTGACGATCGCAGGTCGGAGCTGGTCGACCTCCTCGTGCACCTGCTGCGGTTCCGGACCGTGACCCCCCTCATGGGCGAGCGGGCGAGTGGCCCGGACTACGTGAACCTCCAGGCATTCGTCGCGAAACGGATCGCGGCCCTGGGATTCAGAGTGGAAACATGGGATGCGGATGCCGCATCCCTCCCGAGATTCCCCGGCTCCGGCGTGGTGCCGGACCGCGACCTGCGCGACATGCCCGTCCTCGTGGGGCGGCGCGAAGGCCGCGGGCGGTCGCTCCTGCTCAACGCACACTACGACGTCGTCCCCGCGGGCGTGCTCGAGAACTGGAGCCAACCTCCCTTCGAAGGCGTGGTCGCGGACGGGAAGGTGTTCGGCCGCGGTGCGTGCGACATGAAGGGCGGCTTCGCCGCAATGCTCCATGCACTCGAGTGCATCGAGGCCGCGGGTGTCGATCTCCCCATGCCGCTCCTGTTCGAGTCGGTCCCCGACGAGGAGCAGACCTCGATGGGCACGCTCGCCTGCTGTGCACGCGGCCTACGTGCCGATGCCGCCATCATCCCGGAGCCCACGGATCTCCACGTCCTCGTGGCCGCACGCGGTTCGTTCAGCGGCAAGATCGTGGTCACGGGCCGCGCCGGACACTCGGAGATGGCCCAGCCGGCGTGGGAGCAAGGGGGCGCCGTCAACGCGATCGACAAGGCCGTGGAGGTCCTCCGAGGGCTCGAGGCGCTGAACGCGGAGTGGAAGGCGTCGCCGGCGAAGCGCCACAGGTACCTGGACCCCGACGTGATCGTCCCCACGATGATCCGCGGGGGCGAATGGGAGGTCATGTACCCGGAACGGGTCGAGATCACGTTCACGTCGGATTTCGTGCCCTCGACGAAGGACATGCGGGGCCAGATCCAGGCCGCCTTGGACCGTATCGCCGCCGCGGACCCGTGGATGCGGGAGCACCCGGCGGTCCTCGACGCGGGCGGCTGGCTGTACGGAGGCGAGGTGCGGGAGGACGAGGCAATCGTCCGGACCGCCTCCGCGGCCTTGGCCGATCTCGGGATCCCGCCGCAGCTCATCGGATGCGGGAGCCTCACGGACATGGTCCACCTGGTCAACTACTCGCACGTCCCCACGGTCTCCATAGGACCCTCCGTCGCAACGATCCACAAGGCGGACGAGCACGCGACGGTCGACGAACTCGTGGCCGTGGCGAAGGCGCTCGCCGTGACGATCCTGAGGTGGGGCCGAGCGGGCGTGTGA
- a CDS encoding YdeI/OmpD-associated family protein, protein MASTPLQFRDASEWRRWLEVHHATEAEALLFLSKKSAPDGLHYIEALEEALCFGWIDGKLRAHDARRFVQRFTPRRPDSIWSVSNRDRVERLTREGRVAPAGVAVVEAAKALGAWAQAVQPSRVPPMPSDLRAALRANPKAWANFRAWGNSYRNACIHWVTDAKRAETRERHIRRIVQRAAQNRRPGIEGF, encoded by the coding sequence ATGGCGAGCACGCCCCTGCAGTTTCGCGACGCGAGCGAGTGGCGGAGGTGGCTTGAGGTCCATCATGCCACGGAGGCGGAGGCCCTCCTGTTCCTCTCCAAGAAGTCCGCCCCCGATGGCCTTCACTACATCGAAGCGCTCGAGGAAGCGCTGTGCTTCGGCTGGATCGACGGCAAATTGCGGGCTCACGATGCCCGGCGGTTCGTCCAGCGATTCACCCCTCGGAGGCCAGACAGCATCTGGTCCGTGTCCAACCGCGACCGCGTCGAGCGGCTCACCCGCGAGGGTCGTGTGGCGCCCGCGGGTGTCGCCGTCGTCGAGGCGGCCAAAGCCCTGGGTGCGTGGGCCCAAGCAGTCCAACCCAGTCGCGTCCCGCCCATGCCGTCGGATCTGAGGGCAGCGCTGCGGGCGAACCCCAAAGCTTGGGCGAACTTCCGAGCGTGGGGCAACTCGTACCGGAATGCGTGCATCCACTGGGTCACGGACGCCAAGCGGGCCGAGACGCGGGAGCGGCACATCCGTCGCATCGTCCAGCGCGCCGCGCAGAACCGGCGTCCGGGGATCGAAGGATTCTAG
- a CDS encoding 50S ribosomal protein L40e, whose protein sequence is MARFPEAERRLLHKMICMQCYARNAPRATRCRKCGSTELRPKAKEARKE, encoded by the coding sequence ATGGCCCGCTTCCCGGAAGCCGAGCGTCGGCTGTTGCACAAGATGATCTGCATGCAGTGCTACGCGCGGAACGCGCCGCGGGCCACGCGCTGCCGGAAGTGCGGGAGCACGGAGCTCCGGCCGAAGGCGAAGGAAGCCCGCAAGGAGTGA
- a CDS encoding TMEM175 family protein produces MSSRAGSVAGLGKQRVESLTDGIFGTVMTILGLSLIVPYVTGPANQPLPSLAELLPGVLVYALSFVIMGVFWVGHHVVFHYIRRTDRTLIWLNNGFLLFIGLLPLTTALLGRHDLVQATLVAYGLNLMAVQAFLYAAFWYATVHHHLVDADLDANIIRSGRRRILLGPCVSLIAILFTFVDAYISLGIFVLFPILFILPGQIDEFFRRQEHL; encoded by the coding sequence ATGAGCTCGCGGGCGGGGTCCGTAGCCGGACTGGGGAAGCAGCGCGTCGAGTCCCTGACGGACGGCATCTTCGGCACGGTGATGACGATCCTCGGCCTCAGCCTGATCGTCCCGTACGTGACCGGGCCCGCGAACCAGCCGCTCCCGTCCCTGGCCGAACTCCTGCCCGGGGTCCTCGTCTACGCCCTGAGCTTCGTGATCATGGGCGTGTTCTGGGTCGGCCACCACGTCGTGTTCCACTACATCCGCCGCACGGACCGCACCCTGATCTGGCTGAACAACGGGTTCCTCCTGTTCATCGGCCTCCTCCCGCTCACCACCGCGCTCCTCGGCCGGCACGACCTCGTCCAGGCCACGCTGGTCGCCTACGGCCTCAACCTGATGGCGGTCCAGGCGTTCCTGTACGCGGCGTTCTGGTACGCCACGGTCCACCACCACCTCGTGGACGCGGACCTGGACGCGAACATCATCCGCTCCGGCCGCCGCCGGATCCTCCTGGGACCGTGCGTCTCCCTGATCGCGATCCTGTTCACCTTCGTGGACGCCTACATCAGCCTGGGGATCTTCGTCCTCTTCCCGATCCTGTTCATCCTGCCCGGGCAGATCGACGAGTTCTTCCGACGGCAGGAGCACCTGTAG
- a CDS encoding ribonuclease HI family protein — protein sequence MPARRTIECFFDGACKGNQFTRKGPMWVAYVIGDEEHVHEIPDLPSSRGPPRSNNIAEYQALILLLQRLHGFVPGNGSTRWVVAGDSQLVIYQMQGRYRVREPHLVALHAEARRLATGLPVTFRWVPRGRNCAGHLLESV from the coding sequence ATGCCCGCCCGGAGGACCATCGAATGTTTCTTCGACGGCGCCTGCAAGGGGAACCAGTTCACGCGCAAAGGGCCCATGTGGGTCGCGTACGTGATCGGGGACGAGGAGCATGTCCACGAGATCCCGGACCTACCCTCGTCGCGCGGTCCGCCCCGGAGCAACAACATCGCGGAATACCAGGCCCTGATCCTGCTCCTGCAGCGGCTTCATGGGTTCGTTCCTGGGAATGGCTCAACTCGCTGGGTCGTGGCCGGCGACTCCCAGCTCGTCATCTACCAGATGCAGGGCCGGTACCGCGTCCGAGAGCCTCATCTCGTGGCGTTGCACGCCGAGGCCCGGCGGCTCGCCACGGGCCTCCCGGTCACGTTCCGGTGGGTGCCGCGGGGACGGAATTGCGCGGGGCACCTCCTCGAGTCGGTCTGA
- a CDS encoding VOC family protein: MAEPKPGSFVHIEIASTDPARTKKFFEDVFEWDFESIPEMNYHTYQAPSPPHGGLMSPMENQHPGLLNYLMSHDIDADVKKIQEAGGRVLQPKMEIPGVGWWASFEEPTGIVLALFQSNTPDLAERRRARARQAARRGRKTSGRAKGKKGKIGRKK, translated from the coding sequence TTGGCGGAACCGAAACCCGGCAGCTTCGTGCACATCGAGATCGCCTCGACCGATCCGGCGAGGACGAAGAAGTTCTTCGAGGACGTCTTCGAGTGGGATTTCGAGTCCATCCCGGAGATGAACTACCACACGTACCAAGCACCTAGTCCGCCTCACGGCGGCCTCATGAGCCCTATGGAGAACCAGCACCCTGGCCTCCTGAACTACCTCATGTCCCACGACATCGACGCCGACGTGAAGAAGATCCAGGAGGCAGGGGGCCGCGTCCTCCAGCCCAAGATGGAGATCCCCGGCGTGGGCTGGTGGGCCTCGTTTGAGGAGCCGACCGGGATCGTCCTGGCCCTGTTCCAGAGCAACACCCCGGACCTCGCCGAGCGGCGCCGCGCCCGCGCACGTCAAGCCGCGCGCCGCGGACGGAAGACGAGCGGACGGGCGAAGGGCAAGAAGGGCAAGATAGGCCGCAAGAAATAG